The following proteins come from a genomic window of Larimichthys crocea isolate SSNF unplaced genomic scaffold, L_crocea_2.0 scaffold588, whole genome shotgun sequence:
- the LOC113745276 gene encoding pancreatic secretory granule membrane major glycoprotein GP2-like, with protein sequence MYNRDFILEKIIPFTCVYPLDTDTSLDVPSPFVLPTPGILGSGPEAKASMFLYRSSDYNDTYPSGQIVLPLDSRLYVGVSVEEVDSSFVVVLEDCYTSHSSNPDDPTRYYLIKNK encoded by the exons ATGTACAACCGAGACTTCATCCTTGAGAAGATTATTCCCTTCACCTGTGTGTATCCTCTGGACACAGACACAAGCCTGGACGTGCCCAGTCCATTCGTGTT GCCGACACCTGGCATTTTAGGCTCGGGTCCTGAAGCCAAAGCCTCCATGTTTCTGTACCGCAGCTCCGACTACAATGATACGTATCCATCAGGCCAGATCGTCCTGCCATTGGATTCACGTTTGTACGTGGGCgtgtctgtggaggaggtggattCATCCTTTGTAGTCGTTCTGGAGGACTGCTACACCAGTCACTCATCAAACCCTGATGATCCCACGCGATACTATCTCATCAAGAACAAGTAA